Proteins encoded by one window of Musa acuminata AAA Group cultivar baxijiao chromosome BXJ2-9, Cavendish_Baxijiao_AAA, whole genome shotgun sequence:
- the LOC103997652 gene encoding nuclear transcription factor Y subunit C-2 isoform X2 has translation MEVPGHGQPAGTGVVQLPYVSLPYQANQMMVTSLPPSAGQMTNPASQVQLTQHHLAYQRAQQQQMNQLHQTLQMFRTNQYQEIAATCDFKNHSLPLARIKKIMKADEDVRMIAAEVPVLFARACEMFILELTYRSWAHAEENKRRTLQKNDIAGAITRTDVFDFLVDIVPMEDVKEDVLASISTDGTNESLPYYYVPSQAGSLKMIMNNSEVDQSLLFMQQSQPYIPQQIWDQQQQQQQQTIHQQKQLQQQTEKDSN, from the coding sequence ATGGAAGTGCCTGGGCACGGACAGCCAGCAGGGACTGGGGTCGTCCAATTACCATATGTTAGCTTGCCGTATCAAGCTAACCAAATGATGGTCACCAGCTTACCACCTTCAGCTGGCCAGATGACAAATCCTGCATCCCAGGTACAACTCACTCAGCACCATCTCGCCTATCAGAGAGCCCAGCAACAACAGATGAATCAACTGCACCAAACACTCCAGATGTTTCGGACAAACCAATATCAGGAGATAGCTGCAACCTGTGACTTCAAAAACCACAGTCTTCCACTGGCACGAATCAAAAAGATCATGAAGGCAGATGAGGATGTTAGGATGATAGCGGCAGAGGTACCAGTCCTGTTTGCACGGGCATGCGAAATGTTCATTCTTGAACTGACATACCGTTCATGGGCTCATGCCGAGGAAAACAAGCGAAGAACCTTGCAGAAGAATGACATAGCTGGTGCAATCACGAGGACGGATGTCTTTGATTTCCTGGTGGATATTGTACCAATGGAAGATGTGAAGGAAGATGTGCTTGCATCGATTTCGACGGATGGCACCAATGAATCTCTGCCATACTATTACGTTCCCTCTCAAGCTGGATCTCTCAAAATGATCATGAATAACTCAGAAGTGGACCAAAGTTTGTTGTTCATGCAGCAGTCTCAGCCTTACATACCTCAGCAAATATGGgaccaacagcagcagcagcagcagcagacaaTTCATCAACAAAAGCAGCTGCAGCAACAGACAGAAAAGGACTCTAATTAA
- the LOC103997652 gene encoding nuclear transcription factor Y subunit C-2 isoform X1 has product MAHPLKNNPVPTGDHQQVDMEVPGHGQPAGTGVVQLPYVSLPYQANQMMVTSLPPSAGQMTNPASQVQLTQHHLAYQRAQQQQMNQLHQTLQMFRTNQYQEIAATCDFKNHSLPLARIKKIMKADEDVRMIAAEVPVLFARACEMFILELTYRSWAHAEENKRRTLQKNDIAGAITRTDVFDFLVDIVPMEDVKEDVLASISTDGTNESLPYYYVPSQAGSLKMIMNNSEVDQSLLFMQQSQPYIPQQIWDQQQQQQQQTIHQQKQLQQQTEKDSN; this is encoded by the exons ATGGCCCACCCGCTGAAGAACAATCCAGTGCCCACCGGAGATCACCAGCAG GTTGACATGGAAGTGCCTGGGCACGGACAGCCAGCAGGGACTGGGGTCGTCCAATTACCATATGTTAGCTTGCCGTATCAAGCTAACCAAATGATGGTCACCAGCTTACCACCTTCAGCTGGCCAGATGACAAATCCTGCATCCCAGGTACAACTCACTCAGCACCATCTCGCCTATCAGAGAGCCCAGCAACAACAGATGAATCAACTGCACCAAACACTCCAGATGTTTCGGACAAACCAATATCAGGAGATAGCTGCAACCTGTGACTTCAAAAACCACAGTCTTCCACTGGCACGAATCAAAAAGATCATGAAGGCAGATGAGGATGTTAGGATGATAGCGGCAGAGGTACCAGTCCTGTTTGCACGGGCATGCGAAATGTTCATTCTTGAACTGACATACCGTTCATGGGCTCATGCCGAGGAAAACAAGCGAAGAACCTTGCAGAAGAATGACATAGCTGGTGCAATCACGAGGACGGATGTCTTTGATTTCCTGGTGGATATTGTACCAATGGAAGATGTGAAGGAAGATGTGCTTGCATCGATTTCGACGGATGGCACCAATGAATCTCTGCCATACTATTACGTTCCCTCTCAAGCTGGATCTCTCAAAATGATCATGAATAACTCAGAAGTGGACCAAAGTTTGTTGTTCATGCAGCAGTCTCAGCCTTACATACCTCAGCAAATATGGgaccaacagcagcagcagcagcagcagacaaTTCATCAACAAAAGCAGCTGCAGCAACAGACAGAAAAGGACTCTAATTAA
- the LOC135624022 gene encoding glycine-rich cell wall structural protein 1-like: protein MQEYYLCCSDGSGGGFGISVSHNSSGTDITIGGGPGGGAGTARDGGASVVGGIGVGVGIHVGKDGMSVAVGFGRGGAASAKKVSVSIGSGGATGSIGGGVGGGMGSGNGASSGGRGVGSTGGRGDSSTAGAEAGGSGRRRRW, encoded by the coding sequence ATGCAAGAGTACTATCTATGCTGCTCTGATGGCAGCGGCGGCGGGTTTGGTATCAGTGTGAGCCATAACAGCTCCGGCACTGACATCACCATTGGCGGAGGACCCGGTGGTGGGGCTGGTACTGCTCGTGACGGTGGAGCCAGCGTTGTGGGAGGGATCGGTGTTGGGGTCGGCATCCACGTAGGGAAAGACGGAATGAGCGTCGCGGTGGGGTTCGGCAGAGGCGGTGCTGCCAGTGCAAAGAAGGTTAGTGTTAGTATAGGGAGTGGCGGTGCGACCGGGAGCATCGGTGGTGGCGTGGGCGGAGGTATGGGGAGCGGCAATGGGGCGTCAAGTGGTGGCAGGGGTGTTGGTAGTACCGGAGGCCGTGGAGACTCGTCGACTGCAGGAGCTGAAGCAGGAGGTAGCGGCCGGCGCCGACGTTGGTAA